TTGATTCCCGGTAAAGCGTCAAAATTATTAATCAGCAAACCACAACGATGTAACCTGTCGGTAATTTCCCAGGGGTCATTATCCAATTCGGGAGTAACCCACAACTGATGGCAATCGGTAAAACCACGTTCGGCTTCCGCAACATGGAGTTTCTCATGTCGGTGTAATAAAGATGCAAATGCCCTTGAATTTTCAACCACGGTCTTTGCATAATCAGCACAGCCGCAATGCTTCATTTCGAGTAGCACTAATGTCAGAGAAACAAGTCCGGCTGCATGAATATGACTGACGAAATAGATCATTTTATCATTAATTTTTTCAATAATCTCTTTTTGGTTTGAGGCTAGGAATGTCTTATGCGGCCCCGGTAGCGTTTTATGGGTTGATCCGCCAAAAGAATCTGCACCCCGGTCAAGAGCATTCCAGCAAGCTCCGCCGAGAACCAAACCGTTCAAGTGACTTGAATCGAAATGGATTAAGGTTGCCGGCGAATGTTGATCGACCAACTGACGTACCGGCATCGGATCAATGGGAAACAAAAAGGTGGATTGATCAATATAGATCAAACGTGGTTTTTCTTTTTTGATCATGGTTTCCAGTCTATCCAAATCCAAGTCATGGGGAGATAACATGGGCATGTCTAACAAACGAATCCCCAAACGCTTTGCAATCATAGGTGTACTAGGATGCCCGCCCATATTTGCAGGAATGGAAATTACCGTATCTCCTATATCCGTTAAGGCTGCCAACACTACCGTCAAGCAATTCATCCCCGAAATCCCTTTCAGATTGATAAATTCTGCTTTTGTCAACTCTTGTAATAGCGGAATGAGAATTTCTTCTTTAATCTTGTCAATACCCCTGTCACCACGGAAAGCCTGAGACATCGGCTTATAATCAAAATGATAACGGGAATAATTGTCCAAAATAAAAGGTAACCTCGAAATGGGCGACATGGTATTTTCGCTGGGTACAAAAGAAATGGAAGCACGCGCATGCTTTTCGTGATCGGATAAATAGTGTAATACGTTTTCCGGTGTCATAACGGATCAGTCACAAAAGTTGTGTGTGAGTTCAGATGAAGATTAATTGTTAATTGAAGATTGAATGAAGTGTGTCTTTGCGAGTGAAACGAAGCAATTAGGGATCAGGGTCAAAAGTTTTGTGTGGATTGAATTAAAGTTTTGATCTTTGTAAAAAAAAAACAGAGATTGGAATTATCCTTAGACCTTTTAAAATTCATCTTACCTGAGATGCTCGTAGAACATTTTGATTTGGTAAGACACACTCATCGAAATGAGGAACTTCATTTGTATTTTGAAGAGCGTAATGTTGTTCCTAAAGAAGTCATAAATCCTAATGTAATTGCTCATGGTTTCCACAAAGAGATTACTATTGAAGACTTTCCTTTGCGTGGAAACACTGTGTATCTTCACGTAAGGCGACGTAGATGGTTAGATAAAGAGACTAGGCAAATCATTCAAAGAGATTGGAATCTAGTAGCTCAGGGAACTCGCATGACAGGTGAGTTTGCTGCTTTTTTAAAAGAGATTAGTCGATACTGAGAAGAGTGATTGCAAAACCATTGCAAGAATCTATGGCGTGAATGGGAAGAAGTTCCAAAGGCAGTATCGAGATTATTTGAGTGAGTTTAAACAGTGGAAGGAAAAGTCTCATGCCAAAGAGTGGTTGATCTTCCCTGAGAATATAGGAACTCGATTATCTATCGACGAAGTAGCCTTATCAAAAGGAGAACTCTACACCATCGTTACCAATAAAAAAGCTAAAGGAAAGAAAGGAAGTATTGTGGCGATCATAGCTACTACCAAAGCAGAACCTATTATCAAACACCTATTTAAAATCTCATCTGCGAAAAGAAACAAGGTCAGAGAAATTACCCTAGATATGGCGAACTCCATGAAGCTGATTGCCAAACGGTGTTTCCCCAAAGCCATACAAGTAACCGATAGATTCCATGTACAGAAACTAGCTCTAGAAGCACTTCAAGAAATTAGGATCAAACATCGATGGGAAGCCATAGATACAGAAAATGAACGGATCAAACTTGCCAAAACCAATAACAAAGAATATTACCCTGAAATATTAGAAAATGGAGATACCATAAAGCAACTCTTGGCTAGAAGCAGATACTTACTCTACAAAGCACCAAGTAATTGGACAGAAGATCAAAGAGTAAGAGCTAACATCCTCTTTAAAAGATATCCTGATATCAAAACAGCTTTTAAGCTCGTACAAGGACTTAGAAATATCTTCAACACAGCAAACTCAATACAAGTCGCTTATACAAAACTAGCGCATTGGTATAAAGATGTAGAACAAACAGCATACAAGGCTTTTAATACCATAGCAAACTCTATCAGGCTTAACTATAGATCAATATTGAATTACTTCATTAATAGAAGTACTAATGCAGCGGCAGAATCTTTCAATGCCAAAATCAAAGCCTTTAGATTACAATTTAGAGGGGTCAAAAACACAGAATTCTTCCTCTATAGATTAACTACAATTTTTGCATAAACACAACAATTAGTCTTGATCCGTCATAACTGTTTGGTTTTTTAGTGATTATAAAGTTTATTGTTGCTCATCAGACAGAATACTGTGTGTTTCTTGCCGATATATATTTTTAAATGGTTTTGCTTCATTAGGAAATAAATACTATCATAGTAAAATTATAAGGCCCGCATCAATGGTAATCACTATAATGATAAGCCATCTTAACGGAGATATTTTATAAAATACACGGCGATCTCGTTTTTGCACAACTCTCAACAGATAATTATCCATATGCTTTCCTGCTTTTCCTCCTGCATAGCCTCCAAAGAGTACTCCCGGTATTGTAAAGATCAGCATGTCCCCAGGGGATCTGCTCTAAGCGGATGTGCAATATGAAACCCAGAACAGAATCAATAGCTAAGATGGCAACACCCCTGTGGCTATGGCAGTTTCTATACTGGTTCGATATATAAATAACAGGTATAATGCTATCAATTCACCTACGCCTATGGCTGTCCATGAAGCTATAAAACCGCCAATAATTCCAACTATGGCCAACCCTGTTACTTGCATGTTGATACCCTTATATTTAATTTTGGATGCGGTAATTTTATCATTCCCATAGTAGGCTTCTAAGACCAATGCCAAAGCAATGAAAATTGATATATAGCTTTACATATTCAGGAGGCACATTCCAGATATACGTCCCTATTGGAGGTAATGTACCAATGGGAACAAGGAAAATAATGCTACCAACCGATACAATAGCTATTAATAATAGAATAAACAGGTCTTTTTTAGCAGCCATAGACGATACGCTTTTTATCCTGTCATGAAAGCCATTTTGTTTGGAAAATTTTTTTTAAGCATGAGTTTACGTTATCAATAAGTAAAATACTTTTTAAACATGGCTTTTCTCAACACTTCCAGGGTAACTTCCTGGCCTTCTTTCAAATCTCCGTTTTGTATGGCATTGTAAGAAATACTCCCTTTAATCTTTGACAGTTTTAATTTTGTCTGCGGATCGGGAAAATAAAAACTTACAATAGTCATTCGCTCACTTTCAGGCAACTCTTCCTCAGTGGGAATTCTTACACCATGATAGTTTGCCTCAACCACTCCATTGGTAAGATGATGGATCAATTCTCCAAAATTGACCAGAAAGGTACCTCTTACAGGAGGTATGGGGATTCTCTCTCCTTCCTCTTCCAATTCAAAGCCGATATAAGGATCCTCAGAAAATTTTCCCAGGGTAGGAATCTGGTACAATATCGTGATGAGGCTGGTATCATAATGGCTGGTCATCCTTTCCCTGGCGTCTTCATCTTGTTCAACTGCCGGGTACAAAAGTGTCATATTACGGGTAAATCCTTTCTCTAAAAAAAACTCCTGGACCTCTTTGGTATAGGTAAAATCGGATGGAATGAGTTGAAGCGCATCAAATAATTTTTCGAGTAGCAGCCGGATAAGAGCGGTTACTTTTTCCGTATATAATTTACAAACCCGCCCGAATGTCTCATTAGGATATGTGACGTCTGTATTGTGGACAGAAAACACATATTGCATGAGCTGATCAAAACTCTCTCCGGTTCCGGAGACTTTTGCAACACTTCCCTTTTTGAATCCTTTATACCCTGCGACGTCGATTTTCATATCGGGTGGAACGAATTTTGCCTTCTCTTCTTCCGACAGGCTGAAGAAAGCTCTGTGGACATTGAGTAATTCTTCTATCAGATATTCTTCAATACCGTGATTTTCTATACAGAAGATCTTTTTCTCCAGAACTTCATTTATAAAGGCAGTGAGTTCTTCTTTGCTGTTTAATTTTTGCATGTCAACAACCGGAATATCTCCCAGGCTTTCCTTTGAGAACCAGTGTAGCCGGTCCAATTGAATGGGAGGGAAGTTGAACGGATTTTCAAGATCATAATTCGTTGTTCTCATTTTATTTTACATGATTTAATAAATGTTTGTATAGGCTTTAGTAAACAGGAGAATAAATAAGGCAAGTAATAGATATACTAAACTATCCATTGAATTCATTTAAAAAAAAGAATAGCGCAAATAAAAGAGCATGTCTAAAACTTTATTTTTTAAACATGTTCTTGGATTTAGTTCTCATAAAAACCCCTGTTATTAATTTGAAAAGCGTTTTGGCTTTTCGCATATTAATATGCCTATTCCTCCTTCTTCAATAGAACTCCAACGCCTTGTTCCCGGTTTTGAAATGATCAGATCCCCTTTGTCTTGGAAGATTACCTGTTTGTCGGTACAGGTTTTAGTTACTTTTCCGGATAACATGACGATATGCTCATAACCGGTATATAAGTGTTCAAGCAATTCTCCGCCTGCCTCTACTTTGAACAAATGAGCAGAAACTTCACCCTTATTTTCATACAAGAGGTGCATGCTCACACCTTTGGATCCGGGATAAGGAGTCTATTCCACCTGATCAGGATTTTGTACCAAATTAAACAGATCTTTTACTTCAATACTGTTTTCAGTTTCTGTTCCCCGGATAATGCTGTTTGCACTTTCAAGGATACTGTTTTCCGCTTCAATAATTTCCATGTTTTCCATAATAGATTAGATTTATGTGGGTTAATAATTAATAATACTCATAACTAGAGTGCAGTGCTTCACTCAATCTGGAGTTAAACAACAATTTTAAAGGCAGCTACCTACTAACTATTGTTACACCAGAATGGCAGGCTTTAACTTTTACCATAACAATTTTATCTCTTTTTGATCCGGATTTTTACCAAACCAGACGAACCTAAACCCAGTACTGTTTCCTGAATTTATAATACTTCCATTAAAACATGAATATTTTGGGGGTCAGTGACCTTCAAATATAGTCATTTTTTTTGAGATCCGGACTTTTATTCGTTTAAATTTTAAAAATTATTTGTTCATACTTTGTTATTTTTCTTATAAATGCTGCCATGCCTTTCAAAAAGCGTACCCATTTGGACTCATTTCAATTTATTTCCGGTTAAAAATCACTAGTGTCCGAAACTTTTGAAACAAGACCGTTTCTTTGTTAGTATGTAAATGAGCTCATTTGAAAATTTGATAATGGATTCATTTTTCATTTAAAACTTAACATTTCTTGTACATTGTATATAATAACCCGTTGTGCATTTTGATGACCCGTCCTGAAATATGTATACAAAAAACAACAAGTATATGTATAAAAATGATGGATATGTAAGACGTTATAGTGAGAGTTTTAAACTCAAAGTATTAGCAGAACTTACCAAAGGAAACCATTCCAAAAGACAAATTGCCTTAACTTACGGCATACAATCTAGTACGATAAACGTATGGATTAAAAAATATGACCGTAAAGATTTAATGAACACCCGTGTAACCGTGCAAACAGACGACGAATTATCCCGTATTAAAGCCCTTCAAAAAGAGCTAAAACAACTCAAAGATCTTCTTATTAAAAAGGATCTAGATAAACTTGTGAATGATAGTTATCTTGAAGTAGCTGCTGAAAATCTTGGCTATAAAAATGTTGAAGAATTAAAAAAAAACTTAAACATAAAGCCTTAATGAAAATAGCACCGATTAATAGAAAAAAAAGAAGGTACGCCATCGCTACTATTTGTAATGCTTTCGAGTTAAAAAGAGATGCTTATTACAAATATCAAAAAAGGTTTGTTCTTAAAAAACAAATAGAACAAAATGTAATAATGCTTGTTAAAAAAAGCAGGAAAACATTACCCAGAGAAGGTACTAGAAAGCTAATGAAATCCTTACATAATGATTTTAGGAAACAGAATATAAATATAGGTAGAGACCAGTTATTTAGAATCTTAAAAGAAAATAATTTGTTAATTAGAAGGAAAAAATATTCTTCTAAAACAACCAACTCTTACCATCGTTTTTATAAATATAAAAATATCATAAAAGACCTGATCATTAATAGACCTAACCAAGTTTGGGCTTCGGATATTACCTATATAAGAACTATAAATGGATTTTGTTATTTAGCACTTATTACTGATATGTATTCAAGAAAAATAGTAGGCTATGATATTAGTGATAGTTTAGAACTTAAAGGCTGTGTTAGAGCTTTAAATAAAGCTATTTATCAAACTAAAAATACCGAAGAAATCATACATCATTCTGATAGAGGAATACAATATTGTAGCAATGTTTATACTCAAATTTTGAAAAGAAAAAAGATACAAATCAGTATGACCCAAGAAAATCATTGCTACGAAAACGCAATGGCCGAAAGAGTTAACGGAATTTTAAAAGATGAATTCTTCCTCGACCAAACATTTACAAATATCAATCACGCCAAAAAAGCAACAAAAAATGCAATCAAATTATATAATAATAAAAGATTACATTTATCTTTAGATTATAAAACACCTAATTACGTGCACAAAAATGTAGCATAAATTTTAATAATTAACTGTAGCCCTATTTTAGGACGAGACATGAACTAAAAAGTAAATTTAAACGTCAGTTCGAGTGATTTTGAGCTGCGAAAAATCGTATCGAGAACATATTTAAAGCAAAAATCCTATTCTCGATACAAATTTTTCTCATTTTCAATCGAAAAATTTACTCGAATTGACGAATTTTATCAAAATGCACAACGGGTTATAATACTTTGTATTCACTACTAAAAACCTAGCGATCTTACCTCAAACTTTCTGATGCCAATAATTGATTAAATAAAAAGTCATAATAAGTTCGTTATATAGCTCCCCATTCTTTTAGTGAAGCCATATTCAGGTTAATAAACTCTTCATCCTTGGCAACTTTAGCATCTTCTAAAGATCTTCTTGCTACTTCTACAGCCTTCTCTTTCATTCCTATTTTGGCATAGATGATTGATTGTTGCCTTAACTGCCGGAATGAAGGCCTTTCCATCATAGACATCGCTTTTTCCATCCATTCACCGGCTTGTTTAATGTCTTTATTGTTCCGGCTATAATACACGGCAGCAAAATAATAATCCATGGCTTTTGGATTTTCAGCCAAAGTATTTTTGATATTTGGGATCACAATATCATCGGTCGGAACCTCAAATTTAATACCTGCATAGGTATTGTCCCATAACAACCCCAAAACGGCACTGGAATCAGTAATATCATCTATTGCTATAGTAAAAGTGTCAATCTTCATAGGTAAAACCTGAGGAGTTATTTTTAGTTGAGCAGCAATTTTTGCATAATGCCATACGTTAGGAGCTCCCCAGTTTTCGGTATCGGAATAAAAGATCATTTCCCAGGATTTTTCATCAGGAATGGCAAATAGTGCATAGGTGCCTTTTTTCAGAAAGTGCCCGTCAAAAGAAATGTCCGTACTAAAAGTTATTTTGGTATTCGCATTGGCAGCTGTTCTCCAAATTTTTCCGTACGGAACTAAATTTCCAAAAATAGCTCTCCCTTTGCTCCTGGGTCTGAAATACTCTACAGAAATATCCGTTAGCCCTACTTTTTGTTTTAAGATACTTTTTGGGCTGGGTAATGGAATAACTACCTGCGCTTCAGCAGTATTTTTTTTCATAATTAGGTGGGTTTAAAATTTTGTTAAAAAGATATGAATAATTGATTATAAGCAACTAAAAACTCAATAATTGCGAATTTAAAACTCGGAATAATATTTTTTAGATAACATATTTTATAATTATAAAGCCCCCCATTCTTTTAAGGAGGCTGTATTCAGGTTAATATATTCTTCTTTCCTAAAAATTTTAGCATCTTTTAAAGATCTTCTTGCCATTTCCACAGCCTTCTTTGTATTTCCCATTTTGGCATAGATAAGTGATAGTACCCTAAATTGCGGAAATAATGGCCTTTTCATCATAGACATTGCTTTTTCCATCCATTCATGCGCTTGCTTCATGTCTTTATTATTTTGGCTATAATACATTGCAGCATTGTAATAATCTGCCATTTTTGGATTTTTTGCCAGTATATTCTTGATATTTGGTATCACAATGTCATCGGTCGGAACCTCAAATTTAATACCTGCATAGGTATTTTCCCATAACAATCCCAAAACGGCACTGTCATTAGTAATACCATCTATTGTGATGGTAAAAGTCTCGATCTTCATAGGTAAAGCCTGAGGAGTTATTTTTAGTTGAGTAACTACTTTTGATTCATCCCATTTTTTAGGAAGCCCCCAGTTTTCAGTATAGGAATAAAAGATCATTTCCCAGGATTTTTCGTCGGGAATGGCATATAGCGCATAGGTTCCTTTTGGATCAGTCACAAAAGTTGTGTGTGAGTTCAGATGAAGATTAATTGTTAATTGAAGATTGAATGAAGTGTGTCTTTGCGAGTGAAACGAAGCAATTAGGGATCAGGGTCAAAAGTTTTGTGTGGATTGAATTAAAGTTTTGATCTTTGTAAAAAAAAACAGAGATTGGAATTATCCTTAGACCTTTTAAAATTCATCTTACCTGAGATGCTCGTAGAACATTTTGATTTGGTAAGACACACTCATCGAAATGAGGAACTTCATTTGTATTTTGAAGAGCGTAATGTTGTTCCTAAAGAAGTCATAAATCCTAATGTAATTGCTCATGGTTTCCACAAAGAGATTACTATTGAAGACTTTCCTTTGCGTGGAAACACTGTGTATCTTCACGTAAGGCGACGTAGATGGTTAGATAAAGAGACTAGGCAAATCATTCAAAGAGATTGGAATCTAGTAGCTCAGGGAACTCGCATGACAGGTGAGTTTGCTGCTTTTTTAAAAGAGATTAGTCGATACTGAGAAGAGTGATTGCAAAACCATTGCAAGAATCTATGGCGTGAATGGGAAGAAGTTCCAAAGGCAGTATCGAGATTATTTGAGTGAGTTTAAACAGTGGAAGGAAAAGTCTCATGCCAAAGAGTGGTTGATCTTCCCTGAGAATATAGGAACTCGATTATCTATCGACGAAGTAGCCTTATCAAAAGGAGAACTCTACACCATCGTTACCAATAAAAAAGCTAAAGGAAAGAAAGGAAGTATTGTGGCGATCATAGCTACTACCAAAGCAGAACCTATTATCAAACACCTATTTAAAATCTCATCTGCGAAAAGAAACAAGGTCAGAGAAATTACCCTAGATATGGCGAACTCCATGAAGCTGATTGCCAAACGGTGTTTCCCCAAAGCCATACAAGTAACCGATAGATTCCATGTACAGAAACTAGCTCTAGAAGCACTTCAAGAAATTAGGATCAAACATCGATGGGAAGCCATAGATACAGAAAATGAACGGATCAAACTTGCCAAAACCAATAACAAAGAATATTACCCTGAAATATTAGAAAATGGAGATACCATAAAGCAACTCTTGGCTAGAAGCAGATACTTACTCTACAAAGCACCAAGTAATTGGACAGAAGATCAAAGAGTAAGAGCTAACATCCTCTTTAAAAGATATCCTGATATCAAAACAGCTTTTAAGCTCGTACAAGGACTTAGAAATATCTTCAACACAGCAAACTCAATACAAGTCGCTTATACAAAACTAGCGCATTGGTATAAAGATGTAGAACAAACAGCATACAAGGCTTTTAATACCATAGCAAACTCTATCAGGCTTAACTATAGATCAATATTGAATTACTTCATTAATAGAAGTACTAATGCAGCGGCAGAATCTTTCAATGCCAAAATCAAAGCCTTTAGATTACAATTTAGAGGGGTCAAAAACACAGAATTCTTCCTCTATAGATTAACTACAATTTTTGCATAAACACAACAATTAGTCTTGATCCTTCCTTTTTTCAGAAAGTGCCCGTCAAAAGAAACGTCCGTACTAAAGGTAATTTTAGTATTTAAATCGCCACCTGTTCTCCATATTTTTCCGTACGGAACTACATTTCCGAAAATAACTCTCCCTTTGCTCCCGGGTCTGGAATAGTTTACGGAAACATCCGTTACCCCTACTTTTTGTTGCAAAATACTTCTTGAGCTGGCTGGTGGAATCATTACCCGTGCGCTATCAATATATTTGTTCATAATTATTAGGTAGTTTTTAATTTTAAGTGAGGAATGGCATTAAATATTTTATAGTTTAACAACTCATTTTTTTGAATTTTACTCACGAACCTATTCCTTAGCAATTTTATCTCTTTTTGATCCGGATTTTTACCAAACCAGACGAACCCAAACCCAGTATTGTTTCCTGAATTTATAATACTTCCATTAAAATATGAGTATTTTGAGGGTCAGTCACCTTCAAATATAGTCATTTTTTTGAGATTCGGACTTTTATTCGTTTAAATTTTAAAAATTATTTGTTCATACTTTGTTATTTTTCTTATAAATGCTGCCATGCCTTTCAAAAAGTGTACCCATTTGAACTCATTTCAATTTATTTCCGGTAAAAACGGAAATTCCAGCTTAAAACCCGTACACCATACAATGGTGTCGATCTCCTCCTCAACACCGTCATTAAAGATCACTTTGTTGCTCTCAAATTTTTTAATCCCGGAAACATTGGTTTGCAATTTCCCATCTACCATAGCAGCAAAAGGGTGGTCGTTTTTGGTGATCACCTGATCCGATACCATGCCGGCTTCCAGAGACTATTTTGCCATTAAATGTATGGCCGGGGTTTTCGAGATTGAAAAAATTATTGT
This window of the Flavobacteriaceae bacterium genome carries:
- a CDS encoding transposase, which codes for MELSLDLLKFILPEMLVEHFDLVRHTHRNEELHLYFEERNVVPKEVINPNVIAHGFHKEITIEDFPLRGNTVYLHVRRRRWLDKETRQIIQRDWNLVAQGTRMTGEFAAFLKEISRY
- a CDS encoding DDE transposase, yielding MARIYGVNGKKFQRQYRDYLSEFKQWKEKSHAKEWLIFPENIGTRLSIDEVALSKGELYTIVTNKKAKGKKGSIVAIIATTKAEPIIKHLFKISSAKRNKVREITLDMANSMKLIAKRCFPKAIQVTDRFHVQKLALEALQEIRIKHRWEAIDTENERIKLAKTNNKEYYPEILENGDTIKQLLARSRYLLYKAPSNWTEDQRVRANILFKRYPDIKTAFKLVQGLRNIFNTANSIQVAYTKLAHWYKDVEQTAYKAFNTIANSIRLNYRSILNYFINRSTNAAAESFNAKIKAFRLQFRGVKNTEFFLYRLTTIFA
- a CDS encoding transposase, which gives rise to MYKNDGYVRRYSESFKLKVLAELTKGNHSKRQIALTYGIQSSTINVWIKKYDRKDLMNTRVTVQTDDELSRIKALQKELKQLKDLLIKKDLDKLVNDSYLEVAAENLGYKNVEELKKNLNIKP
- a CDS encoding IS3 family transposase, whose protein sequence is MKIAPINRKKRRYAIATICNAFELKRDAYYKYQKRFVLKKQIEQNVIMLVKKSRKTLPREGTRKLMKSLHNDFRKQNINIGRDQLFRILKENNLLIRRKKYSSKTTNSYHRFYKYKNIIKDLIINRPNQVWASDITYIRTINGFCYLALITDMYSRKIVGYDISDSLELKGCVRALNKAIYQTKNTEEIIHHSDRGIQYCSNVYTQILKRKKIQISMTQENHCYENAMAERVNGILKDEFFLDQTFTNINHAKKATKNAIKLYNNKRLHLSLDYKTPNYVHKNVA
- a CDS encoding DUF2911 domain-containing protein, with amino-acid sequence MKKNTAEAQVVIPLPSPKSILKQKVGLTDISVEYFRPRSKGRAIFGNLVPYGKIWRTAANANTKITFSTDISFDGHFLKKGTYALFAIPDEKSWEMIFYSDTENWGAPNVWHYAKIAAQLKITPQVLPMKIDTFTIAIDDITDSSAVLGLLWDNTYAGIKFEVPTDDIVIPNIKNTLAENPKAMDYYFAAVYYSRNNKDIKQAGEWMEKAMSMMERPSFRQLRQQSIIYAKIGMKEKAVEVARRSLEDAKVAKDEEFINLNMASLKEWGAI
- a CDS encoding DUF2911 domain-containing protein: MASFHSQRHTSFNLQLTINLHLNSHTTFVTDPKGTYALYAIPDEKSWEMIFYSYTENWGLPKKWDESKVVTQLKITPQALPMKIETFTITIDGITNDSAVLGLLWENTYAGIKFEVPTDDIVIPNIKNILAKNPKMADYYNAAMYYSQNNKDMKQAHEWMEKAMSMMKRPLFPQFRVLSLIYAKMGNTKKAVEMARRSLKDAKIFRKEEYINLNTASLKEWGAL
- a CDS encoding DUF2911 domain-containing protein — encoded protein: MNKYIDSARVMIPPASSRSILQQKVGVTDVSVNYSRPGSKGRVIFGNVVPYGKIWRTGGDLNTKITFSTDVSFDGHFLKKGRIKTNCCVYAKIVVNL